The following coding sequences lie in one Cryptococcus gattii WM276 chromosome L, complete sequence genomic window:
- a CDS encoding RNA polymerase II transcription factor, putative (Similar to TIGR gene model, INSD accession AAW44974.1~Vegetative cell wall protein gp1 precursor (Hydroxyproline-rich glycoprotein 1)) has translation MSFAAPDDRAYYNYSRAPGSAHGAGHESTSPDQRLPSSHSYNKGASAPSESPSQVYHPEMTGPPGSSHSYPPQPITPLTSSSAYPPQHPPSSGYYLPPQQQQQQQQQQQQQQQSEQPIPSPPSSSNRPPSATGYTPDGQPIIPVGVSGGKMFRCRGYGDCDKVFTRSEHLARHVRKHTGERPFPCHCGKAFSRLDNLRQHAATVHAEQAQLNETMLASLAPIHAALSQRASREQRRRGEVVEVPKGAVERRRETRKAQAAQAAAAAQAAAANGHSQQNSPYAQYHESQWNAPPHPRPRTNGGYDYPYVPEHSLNDDAGPSRRPGSSAGYGYQQGYYDSARPPAASGTGSSGDSMSGLPYPYRPMSASGRELPVPAHYAESEPPATAHGPPPQSPMYGNVPPAQQQPPNWSSPPPGHGAYPPHDAAAYPPPPEGYYPPTHAAHGSYPPREEVYEYHPPGWQSQYPHAPANGGPYAPGYGTGAPPTAPPPHESPFQYNVPNPNAEGYPYQNYDSRKRRAEDDFGKDDRKHPRPSSSSNTQVPDSSAPAQANNAHGAPHPPPHPGAASGNAAMDPPRPHDPNWLPATSERRGSLAISALLGSPPKTMRSGPSTAEGGAPGAHGYEGYHYDPHGQMSDDQHTGGEKEREEKREVKQDDNKKL, from the exons ATGAGCTTCGCAGCTCCCGACGACCGGGCATACTACAACTACTCACGTGCACCGGGCTCCGCTCACGGTGCTGGTCACGAATCTACCTCGCCTGATCAAAGACTTCCTTCATCTCACAGTTACAACAAGGGTGCGTCCGCACCTAGCGAGTCGCCCAGTCAAGTATACCATCCAGAAATGACAGGCCCTCCCGGTTCTTCCCACAGTTACCCTCCTCAGCCTATAACACCACTCACTAGCTCTAGCGCTTATCCACCCCAACATCCTCCTTCTAGTGGCTACTATCTGCCCCcgcagcagcagcagcagcagcagcagcaacagcaacagcaacagcaatCGGAACAGCCTATCCCCTCCCCTCCTAGCAGCTCTAATCGACCCCCTTCAGCTACAGGTTACACTCCCGATGGGCAGCCTATCATCCCTGTGGGTGTCTCTGGTGGCAAAATGTTTAGGTGCAGAGGTTACGGTGATTGTGACAAGGTCTTCACAAGAAGTGAGCATTTGGCAAGACATGTGAG AAAGCATACCGGTGAACGCCCTTTCCCTTGTCACTGTGGTAAAGCATTCTCCAGACTTGACAACCTTCGTCAGCACGCTGCCACCGTTCACGCCGAGCAGGCTCAGTTGAATGAGACTATGCTTGCTTCTCTCGCACCTATCCACGCTGCCCTTTCGCAACGTGCTAGTAGAGAACAGCGACGAAGAGGTGAGGTTGTCGAGGTACCTAAAGGTGCAGTCGAACGACGTCGCGAGACCCGCAAAGCCCAAGCCGCTCAAGCCGCTGCTGCAGCCCAGGCCGCTGCTGCAAATGGCCACAGCCAGCAAAACTCTCCTTACGCACAGTACCATGAATCTCAGTGGAAtgctcctcctcatcctcgacCCAGGACTAATGGGGGGTATGACTATCCTTATGTTCCTGAGCATAGTCTTAATGATGATGCTGGGCCATCACGGAGACCTGGTTCATCTGCGGGCTATGGCTACCAACAGGGCTACTATGACTCTGCTAGACCTCCTGCAGCTTCTGGAACCGGTTCTTCTGGCGATTCGATGTCTGGGTTGCCTTATCCCTACCGACCTATGTCTGCTTCTGGCCGTGAACTCCCCGTTCCCGCACATTATGCCGAGTCTGAGCCTCCTGCTACTGCCCACGGACCTCCTCCCCAGTCACCGATGTACGGCAACGTCCCCCCAGCTCAACAACAGCCTCCCAACTGgtcttctcctcctccaggACACGGTGCCTACCCTCCTCACGACGCCGCTGCATaccctcctcctcccgAAGGCTATTACCCCCCTACTCACGCTGCTCACGGCTCATATCCCCCTAGGGAAGAGGTGTATGAGTACCACCCTCCGGGCTGGCAGAGTCAGTATCCCCACGCGCCGGCCAATGGCGGACCCTACGCTCCCGGGTATGGCACTGGTGCGCCCCCAACTGCTCCTCCACCTCACGAGTCTCCCTTCCAATATAATGTTCCCAATCCCAATGCCGAGGGTTACCCATATCAAAACTACGACTCCCGTAAACGTCGCGCGGAGGATGACTTTGGCAAGGATGATCGTAAACACCCTCGGCCATCATCGTCTTCCAACACTCAAGTACCCGATAGTTCGGCCCCTGCTCAAGCGAATAACGCGCATGGCGCCCCTCATCCTCCCCCTCACCCTGGTGCGGCATCGGGTAATGCTGCTATGGACCCTCCACGCCCGCATGATCCCAACTGGTTGCCAGCCACCAGCGAGAGAAGGGGCAGTTTGGCGATCTCCGCATTGTTAGGTAGTCCTCCCAAGACGATGAGGAGTGGACCCTCGACAGCTGAGGGTGGTGCGCCGGGAGCGCACGGGTACGAAGGTTATCATTATGATCCCCATGGACAAATGTCCGATGATCAACATACAGGtggggaaaaggagagggaagagaagagggaagtGAAGCAGGATGATAACAAGAAGTTGTAA
- a CDS encoding uncharacterized protein (Similar to SGTC gene model, INSD accession EAL17821.1) yields MPQSSISRVPEPMPGSSKTSLTPSQRTSRSTPFAIKPSSTPQISHGRYTPRPSRRDWSAPSSSTPFIPSSLFVTSMPAPGRTFPQQRDGSALEFSAGDIKPMRPREEENWAEPDKEREMEMVQSISRSGGDGAEGDALKNWKTQERYRQYIAERVESHYRKYGTPLHTPPIIFPGLAIGKGERKENGKGKELTRVREELESLDNLVLLFLFESSARFAILSNNRPQLLSALSGLVPGLYKAYDAIKTGSGEDSLSDRLSKLELDDRGLGDNRVEFTSLLLLYHLVTSGQVSFNELWLELTAPVKRQLRGKFEENGRVAPQEDVLFLRREELSFAKVASTALSSNAFNPLVFFSLISPASKAWSSQRSPYEKIVLSWAIPQVREEGWKRLIKCYVSVGTPWVASILGKSTENKEELAVIENWVQEKGKRVEQGIVSLRG; encoded by the exons ATGCCGCAATCGTCTATAAGCAGAGTCCCAGAACCTATGCCTGGATCTTCAAAGACCTCTTTGACCCCTTCTCAACGGACATCTCGTTCTACCCCATTCGCTATCAAACCATCAAGCACACCACAAATTTCGCATGGTCGATATACGCCCCGTCCCTCTCGACGTGATTGGTCTgctccttcctcttctaCTCCCTTTATCCCTTCGTCTTTATTTGTCACCTCAATGCCGGCACCAGGTAGGACGTTCCCTCAGCAAAGAGATGGATCAGCGCTCGAATTTTCAGCAGGTGATATCAAGCCCATGAGACCTCGGGAGGAAGAGAATTGGGCCGAACCTGATaaagagagagagatggagatggtGCAGAGTATTTCAAGAAGCGGAGGTGACGGTGCGGAAGGTGATGCGCTCAAAAATTGGAAAACACAGGAAAGATATAGGCAGTACATTGCTGAAAGAGTTGAGTCTCATTATCGCAAGTATGGTACACCATTACATACACCTCCAATAATATTCCCAGGACTTGCGATAGGAAAGGGcgagaggaaagagaatgggaaagggaaagagtTAACGAGGGTGAGAGAGGAGTTGGAGAGCCTTGACAATCTGGTTTTACTCTTTC TCTTTGAATCATCAGCTCGTTTTGCTATCCTGAGCAATAATCGACCTCAGCTTCTAAGTGCTCTCAGTGGGCTCGTCCCGGGTCTATACAAAGCTTATGATGCTATCAAAACCGGGTCAGGAGAAGACTCCCTCTCAGACCGTCTTTCGAAACTCGAATTGGATGACAGGGGACTGGGTGATAACAGAGTCGAGTTTACATCCCTCCTGCTACTGTATCACCTTGTCACCTCCGGACAAGTTTCATTTAATGAGCTTTGGTTAGAGCTGACCGCGCCTGTGAAGCGGCAGCTGCGCGGTAAGTTTGAAGAGAATGGAAGAGTCGCTCCGCAAGAAGATGTATTGTTCCTACGAAGGGAAGAACTCAGTTTCGCCAAGGTAGCTTCCACTGCTCTTTCGTCAAACGCTTTCAACCCGCTTGTTTTCTTCTCACTCATTTCACCTGCCTCCAAAGCTTGGTCAAGTCAGAGGTCTCCATATGAAAAAATCGTTCTTTCCTGGGCGATACCGCAGGTgagggaagaaggttgGAAGAGGTTAATTAAGTGCTACGTGAGCGTGGGAACCCCATGGGTGGCTAGTATTTTGGGAAAGTCTACGGAAAATAAAGAAGAGCTAGCAGTAATCGAGAATTGGGTCCAGgaaaaggggaagagggtTGAACAAGGTATAGTTTCACTGAGAGGTTGA